In a single window of the Candidatus Wallbacteria bacterium genome:
- a CDS encoding acetyl-CoA C-acetyltransferase, with product MNNAYIVSAVRTAIGNFGGSLAGFSAVQLGTIAAKEALKRGNLNPADVDEVLMGCILQASLGQNVARQVQIGAGIPVEKTAMTINMLCGSGLRSVAMAAQAVKAGDAELIIAGGTESMSNSPYYLTTNRFGAKMGHQTIQDSMIMDGLTDVFNNYHMGITAENIAEKYKITRQEQDAFACASQNKAEAAIKAGRYQDEIVAVAIPQKKGDPIQFSQDEFPRFGCTVEGLAKLKPAFKKDGTVTAANASGINDGAAAVAVCSENYLKKNNLKPMARIVAYAYSGVDPSVMGLGPVGAVRATLDRAGWKISDLELIEANEAFAVQSIAVGRDLGWDISRVNVNGGAIALGHPIGASGDRILVTLLYEMKKRNLRKGLATLCIGGGMGIAVAVEAA from the coding sequence GTGAACAACGCTTATATAGTCTCAGCAGTCAGAACTGCGATCGGGAATTTCGGCGGATCCCTTGCCGGCTTCAGCGCGGTTCAGCTCGGCACCATCGCCGCAAAGGAAGCCCTGAAGCGGGGAAACCTCAACCCGGCTGATGTGGACGAAGTGCTGATGGGCTGCATTCTCCAGGCCTCACTTGGGCAGAACGTGGCCAGGCAGGTGCAGATAGGCGCAGGAATACCGGTGGAAAAGACAGCCATGACCATCAACATGCTCTGCGGTTCAGGGCTGAGATCAGTGGCCATGGCTGCCCAGGCGGTCAAGGCTGGGGACGCTGAGCTGATCATTGCCGGCGGCACTGAGAGCATGAGCAATTCCCCCTATTACCTCACCACCAACCGCTTCGGCGCCAAGATGGGGCATCAGACCATCCAGGATTCGATGATCATGGACGGACTGACCGATGTTTTCAACAATTACCACATGGGCATCACTGCGGAAAACATCGCTGAAAAATATAAAATAACCAGACAGGAGCAGGATGCATTCGCCTGCGCTTCCCAGAATAAGGCCGAGGCAGCCATCAAGGCCGGCAGATACCAGGATGAAATAGTAGCTGTCGCCATACCCCAGAAAAAGGGCGACCCGATCCAGTTCAGCCAAGACGAATTCCCCAGATTCGGCTGCACTGTCGAGGGGCTTGCCAAATTGAAGCCTGCTTTCAAGAAAGACGGCACAGTCACCGCAGCCAACGCTTCAGGAATCAATGACGGAGCAGCGGCTGTGGCAGTCTGTTCCGAGAATTATCTGAAAAAGAACAATCTCAAGCCCATGGCCAGGATCGTCGCCTATGCCTACAGCGGAGTCGATCCTTCGGTGATGGGGCTTGGACCCGTGGGAGCGGTACGCGCCACTCTGGACAGAGCGGGCTGGAAAATTTCCGACCTTGAGCTGATCGAAGCCAATGAAGCCTTTGCGGTGCAGTCGATTGCCGTCGGCCGCGACCTCGGCTGGGACATATCCAGAGTCAATGTGAACGGCGGGGCAATAGCCCTCGGGCATCCGATCGGAGCTTCAGGCGACAGGATCCTGGTGACCCTGCTCTACGAGATGAAAAAGAGAAATCTGCGGAAAGGCCTGGCTACTCTCTGCATCGGCGGAGGCATGGGAATTGCTGTGGCAGTAGAAGCTGCCTGA